A window of the Podospora bellae-mahoneyi strain CBS 112042 chromosome 6, whole genome shotgun sequence genome harbors these coding sequences:
- a CDS encoding hypothetical protein (EggNog:ENOG503PYGZ), giving the protein MMFKPSTVLYAVLGLATFGNAAAVPAEDTTAAAPLEKRVWLSNFDMQALCRQQVHNAASAIRKGDKCQDWRCIYNNVEYHANMALYCSNKHGTQAYAACGGGTVWDWQCHDRN; this is encoded by the coding sequence ATGATGTTCAAGCCCTCCACCGTTCTCTACGCCGTTCTCGGCCTCGCCACCTTTGGCAACGCCGCTGCCGTCCCTGCCGAGgacaccaccgctgccgccccCCTCGAGAAGCGCGTCTGGCTCAGCAACTTTGACATGCAGGCTCTCTGCAGGCAGCAAGTCCACAACGCCGCGTCTGCCATTCGTAAGGGCGACAAGTGCCAGGATTGGAGGTGCATCTACAACAACGTGGAATATCATGCCAACATGGCACTGTACTGCTCCAACAAGCACGGTACTCAGGCGTATGCTGCCTGCGGTGGTGGCACCGTCTGGGATTGGCAGTGCCACGATCGCAACTAA
- a CDS encoding hypothetical protein (EggNog:ENOG503PGM1), producing the protein MEVYYGINTETGIILSGQPKDYIFKPSPNLSTTSKQSGTTGIKLSRLATLTALSPQIIPLVVYQLALDQNDKTASWDLTAPTYLTFSKMKIPLGCRSCAPPSSAAGRYAMLSPTGPNTASEFPATARQAYIPSYETLVNFGESIILHVMLQFANDIKVQIEPNAVSRASGIGRCVLFWYELLHELVWGCKTRGQTWVSEDVYNRWEGWFQGGSGGGGAPRYRGEGA; encoded by the exons ATGGAGGTGTATTATGGAATCAACACTGAAACAGGGATAATACTATCTGGTCAACCGAAAGACTATATCTTC AAACCTTCCCCAAATTTGTCCACGACTTCCAAGCAAAGTGGAACGACTGGCATCAAGCTATCTCGGTTGGCTA CCCTCACCGCACTCAGTCCCCAGATCATACCTCTCGTCGTCTACCAGTTGGCTCTTGACCAAAACGACAAGACGGCC TCCTGGGACCTGACAGCTCCTACCTACTTGACGTTCTCGAAAATGAAAATTCCCTTGGGCTGCAGATCTTGCGCGCCTCCTTCGTCCGCAGCAGGGCGGTACGCAATGCTCTCGCCGACTGGGCCGAATACTGCGAGCGAGTTTCCCGCCACAGCTCGTCAAGCATATATACCCAGT TATGAGACCTTGGTCAACTTTGGGGAGAGTATTATCCTGCATGTAATGTTGCAATTTGCGAACGATATCAAAGTCCAGATTGAACCAAATGCGGTTTCACGTGCGAGTGGTATTGGCCGGTGTGTGCTGTTCTGGTATGAGCTGCTTCATGAGCTGGTGTGGGGCTGTAAGACGCGGGGGCAGACGTGGGTGTCTGAGGATGTGTATAAtcggtgggaggggtggtttcaggggggaagtggtggtggaggggcgcCTAGGTATCgtggggagggtgcttgA
- a CDS encoding hypothetical protein (EggNog:ENOG503NTXP; COG:H), giving the protein MMLKFLGIDFDILEASDHVGGRCATHSFVGVGPDCAHDYYDMGAMRVPNIGSMKSTLNLIKSPSLLNIPDSLVEYVYTVYTVDSQGNPTYHEPFCYCASKCENAIKDVLKELQSVVQIYFAKG; this is encoded by the exons ATGATGCTTAAGTTCCTGGGCATTGACTTCGACATCCTCGAAGCCAGCGACCATGTCGGAGGGCGGTGTGCTACACACAGCTTTGTCGGAGTCGGCCCCGACTGCGCACATGATTATTATGACATGGGTGCCATGAGGGTCCCCAACATCGGCTCGATGAAATCGACACTCAACCTAATCAAGAGCCCGTCCCTGCTCAACATTCCTGATAGTCTGGTTGAGTATGTGTACACGGTTTACACGGTGGACAGCCAGGGTAATCCGACTTACCATGAACCATTCTGCTACTG TGCGTCGAAGTGCGAAAATGCTATCAAAGATGTGCTCAAGGAGCTCCAGTCCGTGGTACAAATCTACTTCGCCAAGGGATAG
- a CDS encoding hypothetical protein (COG:H; EggNog:ENOG503P1JD), whose amino-acid sequence MFLQDLSYADTMAGELADRFPPASFNQALTETLSDYADFVQADQKGWFHVEGGMSVVTNTMAARLKSTIWPQAGAISIDVSLSTPAVAMSLISDGRTIQVTTGGEKSSTNSYDMVFNTTALGPLQQVDLSGLNLDRDILDGIHASITTGLPKWPSTSTSAGGRVSTPMPTPCTAVAVSDLPLGFTVYPSWDNSDGTNVLIASCTWAQDASRMATLVPDYTDPSTPTPSYTGPITAVCLEGLVKLLAGPQEASTLKGLHGYYITHHAWAWSHDPCTCGAFALFGPGRFQNIYPKFQELLAISAHHAWISGALDSVLFSVTKFLAARSTESPDVATKALKLLVSDSNPDKKHFEKNERGEHPEGDERLAYWCAEASAMK is encoded by the exons ATGTTTCTGCAAGACCTGTCATACGCCGATACTATGGCGGGCGAGCTAGCTGACAGGT TTCCACCAGCCTCTTTTAACCAGGCACTCACCGAGACTTTGTCGGACTATGCAGACTTCGTCCAAGCTGACCAGAAAGGCTGGTTTCACGTCGAGGGCGGCATGTCGGTCGTCACTAATACCATGGCAGCTCGTCTGAAGAGCACCATCTGGCCCCAAGCCGGCGCAATATCCATTGATGTGTCGCTCTCCACACCCGCTGTAGCTATGTCTTTGATATCTGATGGAAGGACTATTCAAGTCACTACAGGCGGTGAGAAGTCCTCAACAAATTCCTACGACATGGTCTTTAACACCACAGCTCTAGGGCCTCTCCAGCAGGTGGATCTCTCAGGTCTCAATCTCGACCGTGACATTCTCGACGGCATTCATGCCTCAATTACGACCGGGCTACCAAAGtggccatcaacatcaacaagcgCTGGTGGACGAGTTTCTACCCCAATGCCGACGCCATGCACCGCGGTGGCGGT CAGCGACTTGCCCCTCGGCTTCACTGTCTATCCCTCGTGGGACAACAGCGACGGCACCAACGTTCTCATCGCCTCATGCACCTGGGCCCAAGATGCGTCCCGCATGGCAACCCTTGTCCCGGACTACACTGatccctcaacaccaacaccaagctaCACCGGCCCCATCACCGCAGTCTGTCTCGAGGGCCTGGTCAAACTCTTGGCAGGCCCACAGGAGGCTTCGACTTTGAAAGGTCTCCACGGTTACTACATCACCCATCACGCCTGGGCCTGGTCCCATGACCCGTGCACCTGCGGTGCCTTTGCTCTCTTTGGACCAGGACGGTTCCAAAACATATACCCAAAGTTCCAAGAACTTCTC GCTATCAGCGCGCACCACGCGTGGATCTCCGGTGCGTTGGACAGTGTTCTCTTCTCTGTGACCAAATTTCTTGCGGCAAGGTCGACAGAATCGCCGGATGTGGCAACTAAGGCGCTCAAGTTGCTTGTTTCGGACTCTAATCCAGATAAAAAGCATTTTGAGAAGAACGAACGTGGTGAGCACCcggagggggatgagaggTTGGCGTACTGGTGTGCCGAGGCTAGCGCGATGAAATGA
- a CDS encoding hypothetical protein (EggNog:ENOG503PEUG), translating to MQFKALLALFHLVPITALGFVVPEGTPNGFYEVIVGDDGNTTTVEIDPSTHAVIGEPLENRSLPGRSAKLRRQVNSWGATGRTFPNQADYNACTQGWKNFFNAGSHVPSRTQYFAVSGQAVLAGCNYKYAEVNHGASLVDSFNGFMDGNAGWWRTGWVHFFYHSGTLFPTIDFTFWRDLSGTNFCDNLT from the exons ATGCAATTCaaagccctcctcgccctttTCCACCTGGTTCCGATCACCGCTCTCGGCTTCGTTGTCCCTGAGGGCACCCCAAATGGCTTTTACGAAGTCATCGTTGGGGATGACGGCAACACAACCACGGTCGAGATTGATCCCTCAACCCACGCAGTCATTGGAGAACCCCTCGAGAACCGTAGCCTGCCTGGCCGCAGCGCGAAGCTCAGAAGACAGGTGAACTCGTGGGGTGCAACGGGGAGAACTTTCCCAAACCAAGCCGACTACAATGCATGCACCCAAGGATGGAAGAACTTCTTCAACGCTGGAAGTCATGTTCCGTCCAGAACACAGTACTTCGCCGTGTCGGGCCAGGCTGTACTTGCGGGCTGCAACTACAAGT ATGCTGAGGTCAATCACGGTGCATCCCTTGTCGACTCCTTCAACGGGTTCATGGACGGCAACGCCGGATGGTGGAGGACGGGCTGGGTGCATTTCTTTTATCATTCCGGCACCCTGTTCCCGACCATCGACTTCACCTTCTGGCGCGATCTCAGTGGCACCAACTTCTGCGACAACCTTACCTAA
- a CDS encoding hypothetical protein (EggNog:ENOG503PBWW; COG:S) translates to MVLVPVNNLPTGPGLNQAAASSQSQARPLIHVVNDALPPMTDDQEDQDQKDVSPHTCRHCSKITIDMRQNSKDGKDDGQIGFTEADVISALKDNCALFSAFRQGAYLVSMTSGPDNPIWVERTLKQPAIVNFFEVDWERLKLGYKMNNRLGEFVLYNVPGQKPHELFGPQPPPNLLPNSELSYSRARKYLRDCSANHTKCREFNLSHMPTRLLEVVTRPNSPNPDEPHLIVRLVSNPPPAPYATLSYCWGGDQPGKTTKRNIGTYSRNIPLDVLPLTIIDALTVTHGVGMKYLWVDALCIIQDSDRDKMNEISNMHLIYRGAFLTVAAGVASTSLDGFLRPRVHDRGYVFNVRVDSPVGKQEGEIRQAIAMPVRSRRDQEMLPLYTRAWTFQEGQLSTRVLAYGNRGMVFCCLESRHTDGGLEEPITTLRSIYDSIGASFKNLDPGNQSLAGVRHPLAWGVIVEAYTSRELTMGDDKLLAVMAIAEEYKRIKEGVGEYLAGLWRGDMLFQLLWAAHRVSDVKTKFKRPERYRAPSWSWASLDGHFRIFLHQGVLDGSIGYKYACELLHAETTLVGGNPLGQVKGGFIRLRGRVKKVVWKRNGTGKHDHGYGWALGDLESDWVKSGEVPGDDRLSWYVDVPDEWPVKRDIVMSCIEVCTYEAPENLMQFAMVQLYDERGGSPNMTQGRGILLVPVEGQPGTYRRVGTMGCKGYLEGDVGFEKKPYWFDEGHSMRQEVVVI, encoded by the coding sequence ATGGTCTTAGTTCCAGTCAACAATCTGCCGACAGGTCCAGGACTGAATCAAGCAGCTGCTAGTTCTCAGAGCCAAGCAAGGCCACTTATCCACGTGGTCAACGATGCCCTTCCACCCATGACCGATGACCAGGAAGACCAGGACCAGAAAGATGTTTCCCCTCACACATGTCGCCACTGTTCAAAAATCACGATCGACATGAGACAAAACTCAAAAGACGGCAAAGATGACGGTCAAATTGGCTTCACTGAAGCTGATGTCATCTCTGCTCTGAAAGACAACTGCGCTTTATTCTCTGCCTTTCGTCAAGGGGCCTACCTTGTCAGCATGACCTCAGGTCCAGACAACCCGATCTGGGTCGAGCGGACTTTGAAGCAGCCAGCCATTGTCAACTTCTTCGAGGTCGATTGGGAACGACTCAAGCTGGGCTACAAGATGAACAATAGGTTGGGGGAATTTGTGCTCTACAATGTTCCAGGCCAAAAGCCCCACGAGCTGTTCGGACCCCAACCGccacccaacctcctccccaactctGAACTCAGCTACTCCCGAGCCAGGAAATATCTCCGAGATTGCTCCGCCAACCACACCAAATGCCGCGAGTTCAACCTTAGCCACATGCCCACCCGCCTCTTGGAAGTCGTTACTCGCCCCAATTCTCCAAACCCAGATGAACCACACCTCATCGTTCGTCTGGTCAgcaacccacccccagccccctATGCAACCCTAAGCTACTGCTGGGGCGGCGACCAACCCggcaaaaccaccaaaagaAACATTGGAACCTACTCCCGCAACATCCCTCTTGATGTTCTCCCGTTGACAATCATCGACGCTTTAACCGTAACCCACGGCGTAGGAATGAAATACCTCTGGGTGGATGCATTGTGCATCATTCAAGACTCGGACCGAGACAAAATGAATGAAATATCCAACATGCACCTCATCTACCGCGGAGCATTCCTCaccgttgctgctggtgtaGCTTCTACCAGCCTTGACGGGTTCCTACGTCCGAGGGTTCACGACAGGGGGTATGTCTTTAATGTAAGGGTCGATTCACCAGTTGGAAAGCAGGAAGGGGAGATACGACAAGCTATCGCCATGCCAGTGCGCTCGAGGCGGGATCAGGAGATGTTACCTCTTTACACCAGGGCTTGGACCTTCCAGGAGGGACAATTATCCACCCGGGTGCTTGCTTACGGAAACagggggatggtgttttgttgcTTGGAGTCGAGACATACAGATGGGGGGCTAGAGGAGCCAATTACGACTTTGAGATCGATTTATGATTCCATAGGCGCAAGTTTCAAGAACTTGGACCCGGGAAATCAGAGTTTGGCTGGGGTGAGGCATCCGTTGGCCTGGGGGGTGATTGTGGAGGCTTATACGTCGAGGGAGTTAACAATGGGGGATGATAAGTTGTTGGCTGTTATGGCTATTGCGGAGGAGTACAAGAGGATAaaggaaggggtgggggagtatttggctgggttgtggaggggggacaTGCTTTTTCAGCTGTTGTGGGCGGCGCATAGGGTTAGTGATGTGAAGACCAAATTTAAGAGGCCGGAGAGGTACAGGGCGCcgagttggagttgggcgAGTTTGGATGGGCATTTTAGGATTTTTTTGCATcagggggtgttggatgggAGCATTGGGTATAAATACGCTTGTGAGTTGCTTCATGCGGAGACAACGCTTGTGGGGGGTAATCCGTTGGGGCAGGTCAAGGGAGGTTTCATTCGGCTGAGGGGAAGAGTGAAGAAGGTTGTTTGGAAACGGAATGGGACCGGTAAACATGATCACGGTTATGGGTGGGCGCttggggatttggagagcGATTGGGTGAAGTCTGGTGAGGTGCCGGGGGATGATAGGCTCTCTTGGTATGTTGATGTGCCGGATGAGTGGCCGGTGAAGAGAGACATTGTGATGTCTTGCATTGAGGTTTGCACGTATGAGGCGCCGGAGAACCTGATGCAGTTTGCTATGGTGCAGCTGTATGACGAGAGAGGAGGGTCGCCGAATATGACACAGGGACGAGGAATTTTGTTGGTTCCTGTTGAAGGTCAGCCGGGCACATACCGGCGGGTGGGGACGATGGGATGCAAGGGCTATCTTGAGGGCGATGTGGGCTTTGAGAAGAAGCCTTATTGGTTTGATGAGGGTCACAGTATGAGGCAAGAGGTTGTTGTCATCTGA
- a CDS encoding hypothetical protein (EggNog:ENOG503NVI6; COG:O) — protein sequence MSLVENHPPFTSTDVLNKNDVEDVVDESSPPSSQPGKKEPETSGTQEGTTSVNETKNTDPAKTQEAKITRVPPEEWRRVKKGRKLDLDQSVLITSSKVNVKANLRKLRRESAIRKKKGESSQNAEVSQQLDVPYRLAINSQYLLHALGECIGEELTETQNVFVRPFKYLVGHEAEIRQFYADLESAYDQAEADAQAEVVQEKETSEDEISAEADHETLREIADRAKRQRDEFRCLIEFMDHDMADIFDVKRQISNKTITEIAFENLWQLFRPGQTSYLFQNRDDHRRCQALQILHVTGGREVFDSGKKCSFDPVRDREWDSETESEERCRDIVKASDHESTSFIIDSFHIDFDGFRMGPRPKRFVISRYVGARPVKILPLYPSFLHPNDSKIQEILLHRGKKFTELATGTHRKYDGFTIRESNQTTRGFYNYVIADTELHCEVMVDQAAGIEFFREDMNLYHRFSVKLGGSIIYSPTKADKRETFDPLPEKQDNSWVTDVFDDSKFEADRHADFLQLTELRSIQEFRRAGCTDEWALLLPTRVYGYSLLDHRWFALDINNVSEIPPRSLTSHFEDLVLPDGHKTLLQALVKNHVRVPKQSGIAHETFSMDLVAGKGKGLIILLHGVPGVGKTSTAECVAAELGRPLLPITCGDIGTTAKEAERTLESFCGLAQKWRCVLLLDEADVFLAKREKGDIERNSLVSVFLRVLEYYAGVIILTTNRVGEFDEAFRSRIHISLYYPKLSQKSAKDIWQRNMSRLKASGIDMDIEEEKIERFIDQHWERNKHKPSRRWNGRQMKNAFQTATALANWDFYEGGENTELKRPLLKVGHFKRVAQTSAHFDDYIRDIHGFQEEDDPYSVIAGRDLLRQDNNPGTFPPDSSAPWGSRRRGRNPPVYPASNVDDLGRRHNRRRNRGEMFTDDEDDDNVKRLKLELRLAELKKKEGSGKAEAAGPIADDEEDDDDDDDETW from the exons ATGTCTCTTGTGGAAAATCACCCTCCTTTCACTTCCACCGATGTCCTCAATAAAAACGATGTTGAGGACGTCGTCGATGAGTCTTcgcccccatcatctcagCCAGG CAAAAAAGAACCCGAGACCAGCGGTACTCAAGAAGGCACAACTTCAGTGAATGAAACAAAGAATACCGATCCAGCAAAGACCCAAGAAGCTAAAATAACACGAGTCCCTCCCGAAGAATGGCGACGAGTCAAAAAGGGGCGCAAACTCGACCTGGACCAAAGCGTTCTCATTACCTCATCCAAGGTGAATGTCAAGGCCAACCTACGGAAGCTGCGACGGGAAAGTGCGataagaaagaaaaaaggtgAATCTTCTCAAAATGCAGAGGTGTCTCAGCAGCTAGACGTGCCTTATCGGCTCGCCATCAATTCCCAGTACCTTTTGCACGCCCTAGGGGAGTGTATCGGGGAGGAGCTTACCGAGACCCAAAACGTTTTTGTACGTCCGTTCAAGTATCTTGTAGGGCATGAAGCGGAGATACGACAGTTCTACGCCGATCTTGAGTCAGCCTACGACCAAGCCGAAGCTGATGCCCAGGCTGAAGTCGTTCAAGAAAAAGAGACGTCAGAAGATGAAATCTCGGCTGAGGCGGACCATGAGACACTGAGGGAGATAGCGGATCGCGCTAAACGACAGAGGGACGAGTTTCGGTGTCTTATAGAGTTCATGGATCACGACATGGCAGATATATTTGACGTCAAGCGCCAGATCTCCAACAAGACCATAACAGAAATCGCTTTTGAGAACCTGTGGCAGCTCTTTCGACCGGGGCAGACATCCTACCTCTTCCAAAATCGGGATGATCACCGTCGATGCCAGGCGTTGCAGATCCTTCACGTCACCGGTGGCCGTGAAGTGTTTGACTCTGGCAAGAAGTGCTCTTTCGACCCAGTGCGCGATAGAGAATGGGATTCGGAGACTGAGTCAGAGGAAAGATGCCGCGATATTGTCAAAGCCTCGGACCACGAAAGCACCAGTTTCATCATCGACTCCTTCCACATCGACTTCGACGGTTTCCGGATGGGTCCAAGACCAAAGCGTTTCGTCATTTCGCGCTACGTTGGGGCACGCCCCGTCAAAATATTGCCGCTGTATCCATCTTTTCTCCACCCTAATGATTCAAAAATTCAGGAGATACTCCTTCACCGGGGAAAGAAGTTCACAGAACTGGCGACCGGAACACACAGGAAATATGACGGGTTTACCATTCGAGAGTCTAATCAGACAACACGCGGCTTTTACAACTATGTGATAGCTGACACCGAG CTCCACTGCGAGGTCATGGTGGATCAAGCGGCAGGTATCGAATTCTTTAGGGAGGACATGAACCTGTATCACAGATTTTCCGTAAAGTTGGGTGGAAGTATCATCTACAGCCCGACCAAGGCCGACAAGCGAGAAACATTCGATCCGTTACCCGAAAAGCAGGACAACAGCTGGGTCACCGACGTCTTTGATGACTCCAAGTTCGAGGCTGACCGACACGCCGACTTTCTGCAGTTAACAGAACTGCGGAGTATTCAAGAGTTCCGAAGAGCCGGTTGCACTGACGAATGGGCTCTGTTGCTTCCCACCCGCGTGTATGGCTACTCCTTGCTCGACCACAGGTGGTTTgccctcgacatcaacaatGTGAGCGAAATTCCCCCCCGGTCGCTCACATCGCACTTTGAGGACCTGGTGCTGCCTGACGGCCACAAAACACTCCTTCAGGCCCTCGTGAAGAATCATGTTCGGGTACCCAAGCAGAGCGGTATTGCGCATGAGACATTCTCTATGGATCTCGTCGCtggcaaaggcaaagggTTGATTATTCTTTTGCACGGGGTGCCTGGTGTGGGCAAGACTTCCACAGCTGAGTGTGTCGCTGCTGAGTTGGGCAGACCACTTTTACCTATCACATGCGGTGATATCGGCACCACAGCAAAAGAAGCTGAGAGGACATTGGAGTCCTTCTGTGGGTTGGCGCAGAAGTGGAGATGTGTGTTGCTTCTGGATGAGGCCGATGTCTTCTTGGCGAAGCGAGAAAAGGGAGACATTGAGAGGAATAGTCTAGTTTCAG TTTTTCTGCGCGTTCTAGAATATTACGCAGGCGTCATCATCCTAACCACCAACAGGGTCGGAGAATTCGATGAAGCATTTCGATCACGCATACACATTAGTCTCTACTACCCAAAACTCAGCCAGAAGTCTGCCAAGGACATTTGGCAGAGGAACATGTCCCGTCTCAAAGCGAGCGGAATAGACATGGACatagaagaagagaagattGAACGCTTCATTGACCAGCACTGGGAGCGTAACAAACACAAGCCATCCCGGAGATGGAATGGCAGGCAGATGAAAAACGCTTTCCAGACAGCCACAGCACTGGCAAACTGGGACTTCTATGAAGGCGGAGAAAACACTGAGCTAAAACGACCACTTCTCAAAGTTGGGCATTTCAAACGCGTCGCGCAAACATCTGCCCACTTCGATGACTACATTCGCGACATTCATGGCttccaagaagaagacgacccGTACAGCGTCATCGCTGGACGTGACCTGCTGCGGCAAGACAACAACCCAGGGACATTTCCCCCCGATTCGTCCGCGCCATGGGGAAGTCgtcgaagagggagaaaCCCCCCGGTTTATCCGGCATCGAATGTGGACGATCTTGGCAGGAGACACAATCGACGGCGTAATCGGGGGGAAATGTTCactgatgacgaggatgatgataatgtCAAGCGGCTGAAGCTAGAGTTGAGGCTGGCTGAactgaagaaaaaagagggtTCGGGAAAGGCAGAAGCAGCGGGACCGATTgcagacgacgaggaggatgatgatgatgatgatgatgaaacaTGGTGA
- a CDS encoding hypothetical protein (EggNog:ENOG503P1F4): MSTKAPNTNRGLGTLVDSYVRKRLRRDIHPALAKVRDKSEAESTFLKATGAELRVSCHTAVGASEDGSQNPTSVAMVADENDCGISLEEIYRDATQEKLRFQLAIADYEKLTSGPEFASGITTKPSFTWEDVLEEAQRAADTYSEASGMWNKIRKGLCSFGRNAKAFDAWASLLPSQSEYLSVLCGGLKFILGAAARLHDLSSDVCDALAEIPILLKSTHLVLGIFKHSKDLHQASADLYSAIIAALHHIVLWYREKAIKTLFKSILKQDAYAIQLTELLSNVRQQADRFEHVVRLNSYERIVTTSEMVRTQGVQQDENHSILVRYLDDANNELHNFREEFSSKAVDLQSQVSELTNVLAAFLGSGAWMNARTHDVRGPYLPIRKAKSESRLIRDSSPGSLPHGSKTRHRLEETISTLDYDGSVIERDIATSLRSVWQVPISDQDRLVAAIQSPKLQSWITETTSSALFLNFNATRNYHTTSFVAAKLANSIQSSSVLVVTFFCGPHTDRRSEDPDFGVTGMMRSLISQLLLTYPNFGLHTLRQIQEKDMDDVEDLCEIFYLLVAQLPRHKALFCILDSVTSFEDNNILRVESETAMGKLMEIITWTAEYGCCFKLLLTSPRNSRVLYKHLSNPEQDSIWLPAKVPSQGGFTKGKWDGSIGGEVDKLTIF; this comes from the exons ATGTCGACAAAAGCGCCGAACACTAATCGAGGTCTAGGAACTCTAGTGGACAGCTATGTTCGCAAAAGACTCCGTCGTGACATTCACCCTGCGCTTGCCAAGGTGCGGGACAAATCTGAGGCAGAATCAACATTTCTGAAAGCCACAGGCGCCGAACTCCGAGTATCGTGCCATACAGCTGTGGGTGCGAGCGAAGATGGAAGCCAGAACCCAACGTCCGTTGCCATGGTGGCAGACGAAAATGACTGCGGCATCTCTCT TGAAGAGATATACCGAGATGCCACACAAGAAAAGCTGCGGTTTCAATTAGCAATCGCTGATTATGAGAAGCTAACATCAGGACCAGAATTCGCTTCAGgaatcaccaccaagccttCGTTTACTTGGGAAGATGTCTTGGAAGAGGCCCAGCGGGCTGCAGACACGTATTCGGAGGCTTCTGGAATGTGGAACAAGATTCGAAAGGGTCTTTGCAGCTTCGGGCGAAATGCAAAGGCTTTCGATGCCTGGGCCAGCTTGCTACCGTCTCAGTCCGAATACCTATCTGTTCTGTGCGGAGGATTGAAGTTTATCCTTGGG GCTGCTGCACGCTTGCACGACCTCAGTTCGGATGTTTGTGATGCTCTGGCGGAAATTCCGATTCTGCTAAAAAGCACACATCTGGTGTTGGGGATCTTCAAACACTCCAAGGACCTCCATCAAGCAAGTGCGGACCTTTATTCTGCGATAATAGCAGCACTGCATCACATTGTTTTGTGGTATAGAGAGAAAGCCATCA AAACGCTTTTCAAGAGTATCCTAAAGCAGGACGCATATGCTATACAACTTACAGAGCTCCTCAGCAACGTTCGCCAACAAGCTGACCGCTTCGAACATGTTGTTCGCCTCAACTCTTACGAGCGTATTGTGACTACGTCCGAGATGGTACGAACCCAAGGTGTCCAGCAGGATGAAAACCACAGCATACTTGTCCGCTATCTCGATGATGCAAACAATGAGTTACACAATTTTCGGGAGGAATTCAGTTCCAAGGCGGTGGACTTGCAATCGCAGGTCAGTGAATTGACCAATGTGTTGGCAGCGTTCTTGGGCAGTGGTGCCTGGATGAATGCGAGGACGCATGATG TGAGAGGCCCCTATCTTCCGATTCGCAAGGCAAAATCCGAGTCAAGGCTCATACGAGATTCTTCGCCCGGGTCACTACCTCATGGCTCTAAAACCCGCCACAGGCTCGAGGAGACCATATCCACACTAGACTATGACGGCTCAGTGATTGAGAGGGACATAGCCACCAGTTTGCGCAGCGTATGGCAGGTCCCCATTTCAGATCAAGATCGCCTTGTCGCGGCCATACAATCACCAAAGCTCCAGAGCTGGATAACGGAAACAACATCCTCTGCCCTGTTCCTCAACTTCAACGCCACTCGCAACTACCACACGACATCGTTCGTCGCCGCAAAGTTGGCCAATTCAATCCAGTCATCTTCCGTCTTGGTGGTCACCTTCTTTTGCGGTCCACACACGGATCGACGCAGCGAAGATCCAGACTTTGGCGTCACGGGCATGATGCGCAGTTTAATCAGTCAGCTTCTTTTGACATATCCAAATTTTGGTCTACATACCCTCCGTCAGATCCAGGAAAAAGACATGGACGACGTTGAGGACCTCTGCGAAATATTCTACCTCCTCGTTGCCCAGCTTCCACGTCACAAGGCACTTTTCTGCATTTTGGATAGTGTGACCAGTTTCGAGGACAACAACATTTTGCGAGTGGAGAGCGAGACGGCCATGGGGAAATTGATGGAGATAATTACCTGGACGGCCGAGTACGGGTGTTGCTTCAAACTGTTGTTGACGAGTCCTCGAAACAGCCGGGTGCTCTACAAGCATCTGTCGAACCCCGAGCAAGACTCGATTTGGCTACCCGCGAAGGTTCCCTCGCAGGGGGGTTTCACGAAGGGGAAGTGGGACGGGAGTattggtggggaggttgataaGCTGACGATTTTTTAA